A part of Biomphalaria glabrata chromosome 3, xgBioGlab47.1, whole genome shotgun sequence genomic DNA contains:
- the LOC106071926 gene encoding calmodulin-like, producing MADQLTEEQIAEFKEAFSLFDKDGDGTITTKELGTVMRSLGQNPTEAELQDMINEVDADGNGTIDFPEFLTMMARKMKDTDSEEEIREAFRVFDKDGNGFISAAELRHVMTNLGEKLTDEEVDEMIREADVDGDGQVNYEEFVSMMLSK from the exons GCTGATCAACTTACAGAAGAACAAATAGCTG AGTTTAAAGAAGCCTTTAGTTTATTCGACAAAGATGGTGACGGCACTATCACTACCAAAGAACTGGGAACAGTCATGAGGTCACTAGGTCAGAATCCAACAGAAGCAGAGTTACAAGACATGATCAATGAAGTAGACGCTGATG GAAATGGAACAATAGACTTCCCAGAATTCTTGACAATGATGGCCAGAAAAATGAAAGATACAGATTCAGAAGAGGAAATAAGAGAAGCCTtcag GGTGTTTGATAAAGATGGCAATGGTTTCATCTCAGCTGCTGAGTTGCGACATGTTATGACAAATTTAGGTGAAAAACTCACAGATGAGGAGGTGGATGAAATGATCAGGGAAGCTGATGTTGATGGGGATGGCCAAGTAAATTATGAAG